Genomic DNA from Torulaspora delbrueckii CBS 1146 chromosome 8, complete genome:
CGTTTACAGGTGAACCCTAAGTTGTACAAGTCGAATGTGGACGGTTGGAAGACAATTATTCGTAATGAAGGGTTTGGTAAAGTTTTCACAGGGTTCGGTGCCACAGCTATCGGTTACTCGTTACAAGGTGCTGGTAAATATGGTGGGTacgaatttttcaagcatTTTTACTCGAACAATGTGCTAAGTCCCGAATTGGCCTCTCGTTACACTACTGGTGTGTATTTGGCTGCTTCTGCCACCGCTGAATTCATTGCCGATATCATGCTTTGTCCTTTTGAAGCCATTAAGGTTAGACAACAAACAACAGTACCTCCTTTCTGTAACAATGTGTTCCAAGGGTTGTCGAAAGTCTATTCCACTGAGGGTTTGAAGGGTTTTTACAAGGGAATTGTTCCTCTATGGTTTAGACAGATTCCTTACACTATGGTGAAGTTtacttcttttgaaaagatcgtACAGGCGATCTATGCCAAACTGCCCACCCCAAAGAGCGAAATGTCCCCATTGCAACAGATCTCAGTTAGTTTCACTGGTGGTTATTTGGCAGGTATCTTGTGTGCCATCGTTTCGCACCCTGCAGATGTGATGGTTTCCAAGATCAACAGTGAGAGGAAAAGTGGTGAATCTATGATGGATGCTTCCAAAAGGATTTACAAAGTCATCGGATTCAATGGTTTGTGGAATGGTCTAATGGTAAGAATCGTGATGATTGGTACTTTGACCAGTTTCCAATGGCTCATTTAcgactctttcaaagttaaGATCGGTTTACCAACCACTGGTTGATCTCTCTTTAGTCATTAGATAAAAATATCAGGTATAGAGACTGTTCCTTTTAAATATTCTTACGTGGACCAAACGTTCTTGAATAGTTCGTTATCGTCGAGGGAGTTTACCGAGACGTTTTTGCTCGGTGATTCATCTTTCGTGCTGGTAGGTAGTGATACCGCTGATAACGAGTTTTGAGTGGGTGTGTTCGATGGCTTGGAATATAGTGACAGGATTGATTTCTTTAAATCTGGTCTGCCCGAGAG
This window encodes:
- the PIC2 gene encoding Cu/Pi carrier (similar to Saccharomyces cerevisiae PIC2 (YER053C); ancestral locus Anc_7.228), with the translated sequence MSKSDHKIQLYTNEFYSACILGGVIACGPTHSAVTPLDLVKCRLQVNPKLYKSNVDGWKTIIRNEGFGKVFTGFGATAIGYSLQGAGKYGGYEFFKHFYSNNVLSPELASRYTTGVYLAASATAEFIADIMLCPFEAIKVRQQTTVPPFCNNVFQGLSKVYSTEGLKGFYKGIVPLWFRQIPYTMVKFTSFEKIVQAIYAKLPTPKSEMSPLQQISVSFTGGYLAGILCAIVSHPADVMVSKINSERKSGESMMDASKRIYKVIGFNGLWNGLMVRIVMIGTLTSFQWLIYDSFKVKIGLPTTG